One Desulfomicrobium apsheronum genomic region harbors:
- a CDS encoding PAAR domain-containing protein — MPPICRVGDKAHCPSDSHGSSCCSHRVSGPAVSGSPDVVINGRPVLRIGDSGRHRKCCGPNTWTAAEGSASVFVNGIPVTRIGDATKHCGGKGKMIEASSDVQMG, encoded by the coding sequence ATGCCCCCAATTTGCAGAGTCGGAGACAAGGCACACTGCCCGAGTGATTCCCACGGCAGCTCCTGCTGCTCCCACCGCGTCAGCGGACCAGCCGTGAGCGGGTCTCCTGACGTCGTTATCAACGGACGCCCAGTACTACGCATTGGCGACTCTGGAAGGCACCGCAAATGCTGCGGCCCCAACACATGGACCGCAGCCGAAGGCAGCGCCTCGGTTTTTGTGAACGGCATCCCGGTGACACGCATTGGCGACGCCACAAAACACTGCGGCGGCAAAGGAAAGATGATCGAAGCAAGTTCAGATGTCCAAATGGGATAG
- the imm40 gene encoding Imm40 family immunity protein, translating to MDTIWSKESDAILKVGRSLEDVGVYNWALTKTEALMALDRLEAEGIAILGGDVYVMQIDSLQSNYDNWYCDRDENESTLAFVSRSIAKAREYVTNYKLSRDAEYYFAIVPEC from the coding sequence ATGGACACGATTTGGTCAAAAGAGTCCGATGCTATTTTAAAAGTTGGTCGTTCCCTTGAAGATGTTGGTGTTTACAACTGGGCATTGACCAAGACAGAGGCTTTAATGGCTTTGGATCGATTAGAAGCTGAAGGAATCGCCATCTTGGGGGGTGATGTTTATGTGATGCAAATAGACAGCCTGCAATCAAACTATGATAATTGGTATTGTGACCGAGATGAGAATGAATCCACATTGGCCTTCGTATCTCGAAGTATTGCCAAAGCGCGAGAATACGTTACCAACTACAAGTTGAGTCGAGATGCGGAATATTATTTTGCAATCGTTCCCGAATGTTAG
- a CDS encoding Hcp family type VI secretion system effector encodes MPVPAYISITGERQGLITAGNFTEASVGNIYQEGHEDESLVEAFEHQIILPRDPQSGQPTGQRVHKPLKITKIMDKASPLLFRALASGEKLPKVEMKFYRTSASGTMEHYFTIQLEDAIIVDIQAYMPNCQDPGQAHFTHLEDVYMTYRKIIKTHEIASTSESDDWRTMSTSA; translated from the coding sequence ATGCCAGTACCAGCTTACATCAGCATCACCGGAGAACGTCAGGGCCTCATCACGGCCGGAAACTTCACCGAAGCATCGGTGGGCAACATCTACCAGGAAGGTCACGAGGACGAGAGCCTAGTGGAAGCTTTCGAGCACCAGATCATCCTGCCGCGCGACCCCCAGTCAGGCCAGCCCACGGGCCAGCGCGTGCACAAGCCGCTCAAGATCACCAAGATCATGGACAAGGCCTCCCCCCTGCTGTTCAGGGCCCTGGCCAGCGGTGAAAAATTACCCAAAGTCGAGATGAAGTTCTACCGCACCTCGGCATCGGGAACCATGGAACACTACTTCACCATTCAACTCGAAGACGCCATCATCGTGGACATCCAAGCCTACATGCCCAACTGCCAAGACCCTGGACAAGCGCATTTCACCCATCTTGAAGACGTCTACATGACCTACCGCAAAATCATCAAAACGCACGAAATCGCCAGCACGTCCGAAAGCGACGACTGGAGAACCATGTCCACATCCGCCTAA